In Musa acuminata AAA Group cultivar baxijiao chromosome BXJ2-8, Cavendish_Baxijiao_AAA, whole genome shotgun sequence, one genomic interval encodes:
- the LOC135620361 gene encoding uncharacterized protein LOC135620361 codes for MDAFSGYNQIRMAPEDQKHTAFITEQGIYFYKVMSFGLKNAGATYQRTVNKMFARQIGRNMEVYVDDMIVKSRTAEAHPSDLAETFDTLRRFGLRLNPAKCAFGVTSGKFLGFIVHERGIDANPEKIQAIIDMRPPRTIRDLQRLNGRLVALSRFLSRSGDRCHSFFRALKDPKNFRWTAECETAFEQMKLHLASLPRLASVSPGEKLSLYLAVSRHAVSSVLVKEISGDQLPVYYVSHMLSGPEERYPPIEKLALALLLSARKLRPYFQAHPIEVITDQPLRLVLSKFDVAGRLLKWAVELGEHDIQYIPRTAIKAQSLADFIAELTPNTGEELEPLRDTWTLHVDGSANAKGAGAGLVLTTPDGRSIERSFRFVFRATNNEAEYEALLAGLQLALEMQVTDIRVITDSQLVARQLDGEYEARDPTMAKYLAQVRSLAAKFAHFELSNVPRSENQRADTLAKLASGPSPRARPETEELPRRAIEVVATVAHGAPATWVQEMLRFKQDGTLPDNTTTARRLRRTQAWYIEEGGRLYKRSFSRPLLRCLEPSEAWTVLSDMHGGACGEHIGERALAHKVLRQGYYWPTMRQDAKALVRRCSSCQEHARTARRPTVLWVEAEPLATITESQVKRFVWRNLITRFGLPQSIVADNGPQFAGRKFQEFCANHKIQLRFSSVAYPQANGLAEVTNRAIVDGLKRRVSATRSAWIDELPSVLWALRTTPKTPTGESPYSLTFGTEAVLPPEVAVPTPRTADYIEEASGEGLRSNLHLLEERRADAHQKALSYKRAVARVYNRNVRPRSIKLEDLVLRKIEVSHPTRVRGKLAPKWEGPYRVIGVSRPGTFRLATMDGDPVPRTWNIQNLRKYFV; via the exons atggacgccttctccgggtacaaccagatcaggatggcacccgaagatcaAAAACATACAGCCTTCATCACCGAGCAagggatatatttttacaaagttatgtcgttcgggttaaaaaacgccggggcaacctaccagaggacggtgaacaagatgttcgcccgccagatcggacgaaacatggaggtatatgtcgacgacatgatcgtaaagagccgaaCGGCGGAGGCTCATCCCTCCGACCTGGCAGAAACATTCGACACTCTGCGGAggttcggcctgcgcctcaaccccgccaagtgcgcctttggtgtgacctcgggaaaattcctcggattcatcgtgcacgagagagggattgacgccaacccggaaaagataCAAGCCATCATTGACATGCGGCCTCctcggacgatcagagacctgcagcgccttaacgggaggctagtCGCTTTATCGCGTTTCctctcccgatcgggagatcgctgccaCTCCTTTTTCCGGGccctgaaggatccgaagaacttccgatggacggcggaatgcgagacggccttcgagcagatgaagctacatctggccagcctccctcgactCGCTTCGGTCTCCCCAGGGGAGAAGCTGAGTCTCTACCTTGCCGTCTCTCGGCACGCGGTCAGCTCGGTTCTAGTCAAAGAAATTTCCGGCGATCAACTAccggtctactacgtcagccacatgcTGAGCGGGCCAGAAGAACGCTACCCGCCGATCGAAAAGCTGGCGCTGGCGCTCCTCCTGTCGGCGCGGAAActccgcccctacttccaggcccacccgatagaggtaataacCGATCAGCCGCTTCGGCTTGTCCTGTCCAAATTCGATgttgcagggcgtctcctcaaatgggcagtggagctcggcgagcacgacatacaatacatacctcggaccgccatcaaagcccaatccttggcagacttcattgcggagctgaCCCCGAATACCGGCGAAGAACTCGAGCCGCTGCGCGACACCTGGACCCTCCACGTAGACGGCTCGGCCAACGCGAAAGGCGCCGGCGCGGGTCTGGTACTGACAACACCTGACGGCCGCTCGATCgagcgctccttccgcttcgtgttcagagccaccaacaacgaggcggaatacgaagctctcctggcggggctccagttggcactggaaatgcaggtgaccgacatacgcgtcatcaccgactcgcagctggtggctaggcagctcgacgGCGAATACGAGGCCCGGGACCCGACTATGGCGAAATACCTAGCGCAGGTAAGAAGCCTGGCCGCCAAGTTCGCCCATTTTGAACTAtcgaatgttcccaggagcgagaaccagcgagccgacaccctgGCTAAACTGGCGTCCGGCCCGTCCCCCCGGGCTCGACCCGAGACCGAAGAACTCCCCCGCCGAGCTATAGAGGTCGTCGCCACCGTCGCTCACGGcgcgccggccacttgggtacaggagatgtTACGCTTCAAGCAGGACGGGACCCTGCCCGACAATACAACTACAGCTCGGCGCTTGCGTCGGACGCAGGCGTGGTACATCGAGGAAGGAGGACGGCTGTACAAACGGTCTTTCTCGCGCCCCCTGTTGCGCTGCCTGGAGCCGAGCGAAGCCTGGACGGTTCTGTCCGACATGCACGGAGGGGCTTGCGGGGAACACATAGGCGAGcgagccctggcgcacaaggtactccgacaggggtactactggccgaccatgcgccaggacgcaAAAGCTCTCGTACGGCGATGCAGCTcgtgccaggagcacgcccgcaccgcccgacggccgacggtcct atgggtcgaagccgagcccctagcAACCATCACGGAGTCGCAAGTAAAAAGGTTCGTATGGAGAAACCTTATAACCCGTTTCggcctgccccagtccatcgtcGCCGACAATGGACCGCAGTTCGCCGGCAGGAaattccaagagttttgcgccaaCCACAAaattcaactgaggttcagctcggtggcttacccccaggcgaATGGGCTAGCCGAAGTAACCAACCGGGCCATCGTCGACGGACTCAAGAGAAGGGTATCCGCTAcccgatcggcttggatcgacgagctcccgagcgtcctgtgggcgcttcgcactacccccaagaccccgaccggggagtccccctatagcctcacgttcgggaccgaggccgtgtTGCCACCCGAGGTAGCCGTCCCGACTCCGCGGACGGCAGACTACATCGAAGAAGCCTCGGGTGAAGGGCTCCGATCAAACCTGCACCTGCTCGAGGAAAGACGGGCCGACGCACACCAGAAAgccctttcttacaaaagagccgtagcgagggtctacaaccggaaCGTGCGACCCCGGTCGATAAAGTTAGAGGACTtggtcctgcgcaaaatcgaggtcagccaccccacccgagtaagggggaaactggccccaaagtgggagggaccctatcgggtcatcggaGTATCCCGACCGGGGACATTCAGGctcgcaacaatggatggcgaccccgtgccccggacttggaacatacagaaccttaggaaaTATTTCGTCTGA